The following proteins are encoded in a genomic region of Desulfovibrio sp.:
- a CDS encoding flavin reductase — protein MPRINIGAKPYVMPMPVLILSSYDENKKPCAMLAVWGGISNETEISITVASQRHTLKGILTRGSFVVSMADVENKIACDYLGIATGNKVEDKFDKSGFHTTKSEFVDAPIINELPFSVECRLKNYDEKNWRLVGEIVNVSLDERILGEGGKVSFEKFHPLAFDWMNKIYLSIGDKVGDAYRDGLALK, from the coding sequence ATGCCAAGAATAAATATTGGGGCCAAACCATATGTTATGCCAATGCCAGTGCTAATACTTTCATCGTATGATGAAAATAAGAAGCCTTGTGCCATGCTAGCGGTTTGGGGTGGTATCAGTAATGAGACAGAGATTTCCATAACAGTTGCATCACAGCGCCATACATTAAAGGGAATTCTTACCAGAGGCTCTTTTGTTGTCAGCATGGCGGATGTAGAAAATAAAATAGCCTGTGATTATCTTGGGATAGCAACAGGGAATAAGGTCGAAGATAAATTTGATAAATCTGGATTCCACACGACAAAATCTGAATTCGTTGATGCCCCTATCATTAATGAACTGCCCTTTTCCGTTGAATGCAGGCTAAAAAATTATGATGAAAAAAATTGGAGGCTTGTTGGAGAGATTGTAAACGTTAGCCTTGATGAACGAATTCTTGGAGAAGGTGGAAAAGTATCATTTGAAAAATTCCATCCCCTTGCTTTTGATTGGATGAATAAAATATATCTTTCAATTGGAGATAAAGTTGGTGATGCATACCGTGATGGTCTTGCATTAAAGTAA
- a CDS encoding C40 family peptidase: MGRCLKLCALTLACAMTFGCAVKNNQRGDYSTQAEQRFRRSYEAAFDNNEQQGSQQLLRKARSAIGTPYVPGGMSPGGFDCSGFVCWAYKSVGVSLPRTAREQSVVGKRINNVEEMQVGDIVAFRHPRRGYHTGIYVGDGKFIHSPHRRTTVRINSLDDPYFKGTFLGARRVKMDGTENLVAEAQTRLNDYAEEKAVRDIYRSHKPSSRTSVASNDDHKKSSKDRGKEKDKDRSRDKNPSKSREQFVEVASLDKKHSTRKIEVEKADKSSSRSSSKASVKEDKSDKKSSASSSKSGSSKAEAEKSERKSEARKSDAPKAEARKAESHKAEAAKSDSKSGSSKSSASKGESTKHESAKSESGKKDKSDGKVASSKSDDGKSKKTPAKNREKNS; the protein is encoded by the coding sequence ATGGGTAGATGCCTGAAACTGTGTGCGCTGACTCTGGCTTGCGCCATGACCTTTGGCTGCGCAGTAAAAAACAACCAGCGTGGAGACTACAGCACACAAGCGGAACAGCGTTTTCGCCGTTCTTATGAAGCTGCTTTTGACAACAATGAGCAGCAGGGCAGCCAGCAGCTTTTGCGCAAGGCACGGTCTGCCATCGGCACCCCATATGTTCCCGGCGGCATGTCGCCGGGCGGATTTGACTGCTCGGGATTTGTCTGCTGGGCCTACAAAAGCGTTGGCGTGAGCCTGCCGCGCACCGCCCGTGAACAGTCGGTTGTGGGCAAGCGCATCAATAATGTGGAAGAAATGCAGGTTGGCGATATTGTCGCCTTCCGTCACCCCCGTCGAGGCTATCACACCGGCATTTATGTGGGCGATGGCAAATTCATCCACAGCCCCCACCGCCGCACCACCGTGCGTATCAATTCTCTGGACGACCCTTATTTCAAAGGCACATTCCTCGGTGCCCGACGCGTCAAGATGGACGGCACCGAAAATCTTGTGGCCGAAGCCCAGACCCGCCTGAATGACTACGCGGAAGAAAAGGCCGTGCGCGATATTTATCGCAGCCACAAGCCCTCCTCCCGCACCAGCGTTGCCAGCAACGACGACCACAAAAAGAGCAGCAAGGATCGCGGCAAAGAAAAAGACAAAGACCGCTCCAGGGATAAAAATCCTTCCAAATCGCGCGAGCAGTTTGTGGAAGTGGCCAGTCTGGACAAAAAGCACTCCACCCGCAAGATCGAGGTGGAAAAGGCTGACAAGTCGTCCTCCAGGTCTTCAAGCAAGGCATCCGTCAAGGAAGACAAGTCGGACAAAAAGAGCAGCGCCTCTTCGTCCAAATCCGGTTCTTCAAAGGCTGAAGCTGAAAAGTCCGAGCGCAAGAGCGAGGCCCGCAAATCTGACGCCCCCAAGGCTGAAGCGCGCAAGGCTGAAAGCCATAAGGCGGAAGCCGCCAAGAGCGACAGCAAGTCTGGCTCCTCCAAGTCCAGCGCATCCAAGGGCGAATCCACCAAGCACGAGTCTGCCAAGTCTGAATCCGGCAAAAAGGACAAGAGCGACGGCAAGGTGGCCTCTTCCAAGTCTGATGATGGCAAAAGCAAAAAAACTCCCGCCAAAAACCGGGAAAAGAATTCATAG
- the folE2 gene encoding GTP cyclohydrolase FolE2 encodes MEDVQSHAPQVALNIDRVGVRELKLPLLVRDRCQGTQQTVATVDLGVDLPSSFKGTHMSRFVEALEQWNDEISYQSVRRLLVNIKERLGARRAYARFCFPYFIVKKAPASGSPATVAYECRLTGELDDKGQSFVLETDVPVMTVCPCSKAISREGAHSQRAMVRMRLRMRAFSWLEDFIDIAEGSGSSAVYTLLKREDEKFVTESAFASPTFVEDVVRNVAQKLTAHGQVEWFSVEVESMESIHNHNAFARIERDLSVR; translated from the coding sequence ATGGAAGACGTACAGAGCCACGCCCCGCAGGTTGCCCTGAATATCGACCGCGTGGGTGTTCGCGAGCTGAAGCTGCCCCTGCTGGTGCGCGACCGCTGCCAGGGAACGCAACAGACCGTGGCTACCGTAGACCTTGGGGTGGACTTGCCTTCATCCTTTAAAGGTACCCACATGAGCCGCTTTGTTGAGGCTCTGGAGCAATGGAACGATGAGATCAGCTATCAGTCCGTGCGGCGGCTGCTGGTCAATATCAAGGAACGGCTTGGCGCGCGGCGGGCGTATGCCCGGTTCTGCTTTCCCTATTTTATTGTCAAAAAGGCCCCTGCATCGGGCAGCCCTGCCACGGTTGCCTACGAATGCCGCCTCACCGGCGAGCTGGACGACAAGGGCCAGTCGTTTGTTCTTGAAACAGATGTTCCGGTCATGACTGTCTGCCCCTGCTCCAAGGCCATCAGCCGCGAGGGCGCACACAGCCAGCGGGCCATGGTGCGCATGCGTTTGCGCATGCGGGCTTTCTCGTGGCTTGAAGATTTCATCGATATTGCCGAAGGATCCGGCTCTTCCGCAGTCTACACCCTGCTCAAGCGCGAGGATGAAAAATTCGTCACAGAGAGCGCCTTTGCCAGCCCCACCTTTGTGGAAGACGTGGTGCGCAACGTGGCGCAAAAGCTCACGGCCCACGGGCAGGTGGAGTGGTTCAGCGTTGAGGTGGAGAGCATGGAATCCATCCACAACCACAATGCCTTTGCCCGCATCGAGCGCGATCTCTCTGTTCGCTGA
- a CDS encoding FmdE family protein translates to MQDIKPYLEKAEQYHGHICSGQILGIRMTLMALKALGMSPHDDMRDLVIFLETDRCIADASYVVTGVTVGRRRVKMHSYGKTAMSFLDLKSGKAVRVSVITSDRPPHHADKAAQLAFWEGYADSDIFSCQPVSIAMPEGELPGPPARIATCCVCGEDVLDCKEVVQDGKTYCRACLNGAYYSPIGGSHA, encoded by the coding sequence ATGCAAGATATAAAACCTTACCTTGAAAAAGCCGAACAGTATCACGGGCATATTTGCAGCGGGCAGATTCTGGGCATCCGCATGACCTTGATGGCGTTAAAAGCGCTTGGCATGTCGCCGCATGACGATATGCGCGATCTGGTCATTTTTCTGGAGACAGACCGCTGCATTGCAGATGCCTCCTACGTGGTTACAGGAGTGACCGTGGGCCGCAGACGGGTCAAGATGCACAGCTACGGCAAAACAGCCATGTCCTTTCTGGATTTGAAAAGCGGCAAGGCCGTGCGGGTCAGCGTCATCACCTCCGACAGGCCGCCCCACCATGCGGATAAAGCCGCCCAGCTCGCCTTTTGGGAAGGCTACGCCGACAGCGACATTTTTTCCTGCCAGCCTGTGAGCATCGCCATGCCGGAGGGCGAACTGCCCGGCCCGCCAGCGCGCATTGCAACCTGCTGCGTCTGCGGCGAGGACGTGCTGGATTGCAAGGAAGTTGTGCAGGATGGCAAAACATACTGCCGGGCATGCCTCAACGGCGCATACTACAGCCCCATTGGAGGCAGCCATGCATAA
- a CDS encoding flagellar basal body rod C-terminal domain-containing protein produces the protein MSSSSLQIGASALNAFSWGTAVTAHNVANVSTAGFEPRRAVYSSNANDQGVSFEAALKDAGSKVGPSSDWNAANAVLDVTSGIPLEASAPSGTDLGREFTQMISTQHAYEANAQVVRTSDTMLGTLLDIKA, from the coding sequence ATGAGTAGCAGTAGCCTACAGATCGGCGCGTCAGCCTTGAATGCCTTTTCGTGGGGCACGGCTGTTACAGCGCATAATGTAGCCAACGTCAGTACGGCTGGTTTTGAGCCGCGCCGTGCCGTCTACTCCAGCAACGCCAACGATCAGGGCGTCAGCTTTGAAGCCGCGCTGAAAGACGCGGGATCAAAGGTCGGCCCCAGCTCGGACTGGAATGCCGCCAACGCCGTTCTTGATGTCACTTCCGGTATTCCCCTGGAAGCATCCGCACCCAGCGGTACGGATCTTGGGCGGGAATTCACTCAGATGATCTCCACCCAGCACGCCTATGAGGCAAACGCGCAGGTAGTGCGCACCAGTGATACCATGCTGGGTACGCTTTTAGACATCAAGGCTTGA
- a CDS encoding chaperone protein: MAQNTRVDDYTTCPACQGKGKDDAGTKCFECNGTGKKQQACTVPEGPEHEGVCD, from the coding sequence ATGGCCCAGAATACGAGAGTTGATGACTACACCACCTGCCCGGCTTGTCAGGGCAAGGGAAAAGACGATGCTGGCACAAAGTGTTTTGAGTGCAACGGAACAGGCAAAAAGCAGCAAGCCTGCACTGTTCCCGAAGGCCCGGAACATGAAGGCGTTTGCGACTAG
- a CDS encoding 50S ribosomal protein L11 methyltransferase translates to MTEPTSEFSQSETHGLTEYTPHISVRAAGRLWRLTRAADLEQLWDAMTASPDDFDDERLPYWTELWPSSVALAGWLAQQRQCIAGQPCLDIGCGLGLTAMVGQWLGAKMTAMDYEEAALHFAARNADINEVPQPLWTVMDWRRPAVRTRSMHRIWGGDIMYEKRFVAPVLRFLDHALAPDGAAWVAEPGRTVYDAFLHALQNGGWQGRRVYHETVDPLYAQPVPVTVHVWEISRRA, encoded by the coding sequence ATGACCGAACCGACTTCCGAATTTTCCCAATCTGAAACCCACGGCCTGACAGAATACACGCCGCACATATCAGTGCGTGCCGCAGGCCGCCTGTGGCGGCTCACCAGGGCCGCCGACCTTGAGCAGCTTTGGGACGCCATGACGGCCTCGCCCGATGATTTTGACGATGAGCGGCTGCCCTACTGGACAGAACTCTGGCCTTCAAGCGTTGCCCTGGCGGGCTGGCTTGCGCAGCAACGGCAATGCATCGCCGGGCAGCCCTGCCTGGATATTGGCTGCGGCCTGGGCCTCACCGCCATGGTGGGCCAGTGGCTTGGCGCAAAAATGACTGCCATGGACTATGAGGAAGCCGCCCTGCACTTTGCGGCCCGCAACGCTGATATCAACGAAGTGCCGCAACCGCTGTGGACAGTCATGGACTGGCGGCGGCCCGCCGTGCGGACGCGGAGCATGCACCGCATCTGGGGCGGCGATATCATGTATGAAAAGCGTTTTGTGGCTCCGGTGCTGCGCTTTCTTGACCATGCCCTTGCCCCTGATGGCGCGGCATGGGTGGCGGAGCCGGGCCGTACCGTGTACGATGCTTTTCTGCACGCGCTGCAAAACGGCGGCTGGCAAGGCAGACGGGTATATCACGAAACTGTGGACCCCCTTTATGCCCAGCCCGTACCCGTTACCGTACACGTTTGGGAAATCAGCCGCCGGGCCTGA
- a CDS encoding class I SAM-dependent methyltransferase — MNIESFEKLWVDYQPDRKDAQEFWNKRAPSFNKRIRRKTADEHRQRLMEHLARKAALDHNSAVLDIGCGPGAQSLEMAPLVGRVEGFDLAPNMIDLAKANAVEDNCPNASFRVLDWQAADIDSMGWRKQFDLVFASRTPAINNRATLEKMIAASSRACCMITHVEMRHSVRDQLKNMLDWDEQKARIARSFFCAFNMLFLMGFYPEVEYFDRAWESETTFEDAELMHLNYFTCMMTISDSLKTEMRKKLASLCRDGIIQEKVESKLAVMFWKI; from the coding sequence GTGAATATTGAATCTTTTGAGAAGCTTTGGGTCGATTACCAGCCAGACCGCAAGGATGCGCAGGAGTTCTGGAACAAGCGCGCGCCCTCGTTCAACAAGCGCATTCGCCGCAAAACTGCGGACGAACACCGCCAGCGCCTGATGGAACACCTTGCGCGCAAGGCGGCCCTTGACCACAACAGCGCGGTGCTGGATATCGGCTGCGGCCCCGGCGCGCAAAGCCTTGAAATGGCCCCGCTGGTGGGCCGGGTGGAAGGCTTTGACCTTGCGCCCAACATGATTGATCTGGCAAAGGCCAATGCCGTTGAAGACAACTGCCCCAACGCCAGTTTTCGGGTTCTGGACTGGCAGGCGGCAGACATCGACAGCATGGGCTGGCGCAAACAATTCGATCTGGTTTTTGCATCGCGCACGCCAGCCATCAACAACCGCGCAACGCTGGAAAAGATGATTGCCGCCTCCAGCCGCGCCTGCTGCATGATCACGCATGTGGAAATGCGCCATTCTGTCAGGGATCAGCTCAAGAACATGCTCGACTGGGACGAACAGAAGGCCCGCATTGCCCGCAGTTTCTTCTGCGCTTTCAACATGCTGTTTCTGATGGGTTTTTATCCTGAGGTGGAATACTTTGACCGGGCGTGGGAAAGCGAAACGACCTTTGAGGATGCGGAACTGATGCACCTCAATTATTTCACCTGCATGATGACAATTTCTGACAGTCTGAAAACCGAAATGCGCAAGAAACTGGCAAGCCTCTGCCGCGACGGGATTATTCAGGAAAAGGTGGAATCAAAGCTGGCTGTCATGTTCTGGAAAATATAG
- the gluQRS gene encoding tRNA glutamyl-Q(34) synthetase GluQRS → MHAAPVIRGRLAPSPTGYIHLGNAWAFLLAWLAARASAGEVVLRIEDIDPQRSRPEYTAALIEDLTWLGLDWDYGPDKPEPAGGSMGPFEQSRRGQHYAAAIAQLESAGLTYPCFCTRKELRSMAGAPHVDDAGAPYLGTCRSLNQAQRQALLESGRRPCLRLRCPDGPVNFTDTVFGPQSYTLADCGGDFALRRSDGVVAYQLAVTVDDALMGINQVVRGRDILISTPRQIALLKLLGYGAPAYAHVPLLLDDEGERLAKRHQSLALRNLRQMGADPRRITGLLGALAGCNPGGDAASPAELIPYFSLSRLDGDDIRLGREMLRALVA, encoded by the coding sequence ATGCACGCCGCGCCTGTTATTCGCGGCAGGCTGGCTCCCAGCCCTACCGGCTATATCCACCTTGGCAACGCCTGGGCCTTTTTGCTTGCATGGCTAGCCGCCCGGGCCAGCGCTGGCGAGGTGGTACTGCGTATTGAAGATATCGATCCGCAGCGCTCACGCCCCGAATACACCGCAGCCCTCATTGAAGACCTGACCTGGCTTGGCCTGGATTGGGATTATGGCCCGGACAAGCCGGAACCGGCTGGCGGAAGCATGGGGCCGTTTGAGCAAAGCCGCAGGGGCCAGCACTATGCGGCGGCCATTGCACAGCTTGAAAGCGCTGGGCTGACTTATCCATGCTTTTGCACACGCAAGGAATTGCGCAGCATGGCAGGTGCGCCGCATGTTGATGATGCTGGAGCGCCCTACCTTGGCACATGCCGCAGCCTGAATCAGGCGCAGCGGCAGGCCTTGCTGGAGTCAGGCCGCCGCCCCTGCCTGCGTTTGCGCTGCCCGGACGGGCCTGTGAATTTCACCGATACTGTGTTTGGGCCGCAATCGTACACGCTTGCCGACTGCGGGGGCGACTTTGCCCTGCGCCGTTCTGACGGCGTTGTGGCCTACCAGCTTGCCGTGACCGTGGACGATGCGCTCATGGGCATAAATCAGGTGGTGCGCGGGCGCGACATCCTCATTTCAACGCCGAGGCAGATTGCTCTTCTCAAGCTCCTGGGCTATGGTGCTCCCGCTTATGCGCATGTGCCGCTGCTTCTGGATGACGAGGGGGAACGCCTTGCCAAAAGGCACCAGAGCCTCGCGCTGCGCAACCTGCGGCAGATGGGCGCAGACCCGCGCAGAATAACCGGATTGCTCGGCGCGCTTGCCGGGTGCAATCCCGGCGGCGATGCCGCCAGCCCTGCGGAGCTGATACCATATTTTTCGCTTTCGCGCCTTGATGGCGATGATATCCGCCTTGGGCGCGAGATGCTACGCGCGCTTGTGGCCTGA
- the nikR gene encoding nickel-responsive transcriptional regulator NikR, translating to MGNLARFGVSLDEDLLEPFDQLCKRKSYPNRSEAIRDLIRKALVEERWSNDASGAGTLTLVYDHHKNDLARRLMTIQHDDHDLIVTTLHVHLDHYNCLEVLVLKGEPKRLRALADKLISCRGVKHGTFTATTTGQDLA from the coding sequence ATGGGAAACCTGGCACGCTTCGGCGTTTCTTTGGATGAAGATCTGCTGGAACCTTTTGACCAGCTGTGCAAGCGCAAAAGCTATCCCAACCGGTCTGAAGCCATACGCGATCTTATCCGCAAGGCACTGGTTGAAGAACGCTGGAGCAACGACGCCTCTGGCGCGGGTACGCTTACCCTGGTGTATGACCACCATAAAAACGATCTGGCCCGTCGGCTCATGACTATCCAGCATGATGACCACGATCTTATTGTCACCACTCTTCACGTGCATCTGGATCACTACAACTGCCTTGAGGTGCTGGTGCTCAAGGGCGAGCCCAAGCGTTTGCGCGCCCTCGCCGACAAACTGATCTCCTGCCGCGGCGTCAAGCACGGCACTTTTACCGCTACTACTACAGGACAGGATCTGGCATAA
- a CDS encoding DUF364 domain-containing protein — protein MHNRWHLYDELVDSVPSKELVKSFVYGDHWLMVESDAGGVGMAQHFPTMPGAQDPALSPYEIVGQPLRKVAKRLKSWDFNQASIGLAALNAANNTLALRPESPIQPGINRMPGDAFKFFLAEATGKRVAVIGHFPGLRMLRQHCDMCILERNPQPGDLPDAAAEYVLPEQDIVFVTGTTFINKTITRLLELTRKAKVFMVGPSTPMHPLLFRHGFASLSGLVVENAAGMARALKDNNCEAIFASGGLKVNLLPGGAQ, from the coding sequence ATGCATAACCGCTGGCATTTGTATGACGAACTGGTTGATTCCGTTCCGTCAAAGGAGCTGGTTAAATCCTTTGTTTACGGCGATCACTGGCTGATGGTGGAATCAGACGCCGGGGGCGTGGGCATGGCCCAGCATTTCCCGACCATGCCGGGCGCGCAGGATCCCGCGCTCTCCCCGTATGAAATTGTCGGCCAGCCCTTGCGCAAGGTGGCCAAACGCCTAAAATCGTGGGATTTCAATCAGGCCTCCATCGGCCTTGCGGCCCTTAATGCCGCCAACAACACTCTGGCCCTGCGGCCCGAAAGCCCCATCCAGCCCGGTATAAACCGCATGCCCGGAGATGCCTTCAAATTTTTTCTTGCAGAGGCTACAGGTAAAAGAGTTGCGGTGATCGGGCATTTTCCCGGTTTGCGCATGCTGCGCCAGCACTGCGACATGTGCATTCTTGAGCGCAATCCACAGCCCGGCGACCTGCCCGATGCAGCAGCGGAATACGTTCTGCCGGAGCAGGATATTGTTTTTGTCACGGGCACAACATTCATCAATAAAACCATCACCCGCCTGCTGGAACTGACCCGGAAGGCCAAGGTTTTTATGGTCGGGCCAAGCACCCCCATGCATCCCCTGCTGTTCCGGCACGGTTTTGCCTCGCTTTCCGGCCTGGTGGTGGAAAATGCCGCAGGCATGGCCCGCGCCCTTAAAGACAACAACTGCGAGGCTATTTTTGCCAGCGGAGGCCTCAAGGTAAATCTGCTGCCCGGCGGTGCCCAGTGA
- a CDS encoding rhodanese family protein: MLPNISPAEALKMLQDNKARLVDVREADELAALRVPGAEAAPLSVISWMDLRPATAELPIIFTCNSGNRTTKNSDLLQKLAAGPAWQVEGGVSAWAKQGLPVETSKQTLPIFRQIQIGAGGLVLAGVLGSLAWPSMLWLSAFVGAGLVSAGVTGFCGLGILLSAMPWNKK, translated from the coding sequence ATGCTTCCCAATATTTCTCCTGCAGAAGCACTGAAGATGCTGCAGGATAACAAGGCTCGCCTTGTGGACGTGCGTGAGGCGGACGAACTCGCCGCCTTGCGCGTTCCCGGTGCCGAAGCGGCCCCCCTTTCTGTCATTTCATGGATGGATCTGCGCCCCGCCACCGCTGAACTCCCCATTATATTTACCTGCAATTCCGGCAACCGCACCACCAAGAACAGCGACCTGCTGCAAAAACTTGCGGCAGGCCCCGCATGGCAGGTGGAAGGCGGCGTCAGCGCCTGGGCCAAACAGGGGCTGCCTGTGGAAACTTCCAAACAGACGCTGCCCATTTTTCGACAGATTCAGATTGGCGCTGGCGGGCTGGTGCTGGCTGGAGTGCTCGGCTCCCTGGCGTGGCCCTCAATGCTGTGGCTTTCGGCCTTTGTGGGCGCGGGGCTTGTGTCTGCAGGCGTGACAGGCTTTTGCGGTCTGGGCATACTGCTTTCGGCCATGCCCTGGAACAAAAAATAG